The region ATATTTACAAGataaaggaaaaaaaatgaaGATCCAACATACCCATGAAAAAGAGGGAATTAAGCCTAAATTTACTAGTAACTACTATACCAAAATAAACtactaaataaattaaatatatgatCAACTAAATAAGATATAaagttaaaataaatcaaaaagcaGTTAATTGTTGGTTTCAGGTTGATGATCATTTGCTTGGGGTTTCTGCAAAATGTTTCGACACAATGCACTTCTCTTCAGTGTACAACTTCTCTTGCATCAAAGTACACGTCACCAAGCCTTGCATTTCGCCATTACGCAACAGTTCTTCAGTTTCCTGCAGAAAACCATAACTTTCGTTAACTTTTTAAACCCATAATTAGACTAAAAAAAACCTTAATTACCACAGCTACAATTCTTTACAAATTAAATCGTACCACATGCAATAAAGATTGAAAATTTTCTTTCTTTTATAGTTGTTTAATTTTTCAATACCTAGTTCATAAATATACTCACAATTGTGATATGCATGGATATAGTAGTATAGATTTAATTACCGGAATTGAGTTCATGAGTTTTAGAACACCAGCTTGAGCCTGCAAGAACTTGATGTACTTGAAAGCAGCTTGAAACATCTCCGCCGTGTTCATCTTATGGCCGCCGGGAATAAGCTTTCCTAGCTCTTGCGTCTTCTCGCTTATCTTCCTCCGCCTCACTCTCGCCGCCATACTCTGCGCTGATAAGCTCCTTCTTCCGTTACCTACATTCTGCTTCTTCACTTGTACATTACAGCTCTCCTCATCCTGATCGATACGATTCCCGTATCTAGAGTCGTACCAAGGAGGCAAAGAGGCAGCACAACCACCACCTTGGTAGATTTCTGGCAATGGCGGCAGTTCTGATGGTATCTCCGGCACCATTCTATACTCCGTACAAAATTGGGACAAATGTGCATGATCAAAAGCACCCGAGTTGGGTACGTTGTAGTAAGGATCTTGATATGTAAAGCTGGAGACTTGAAGTAATTCCGGCGACGGAAGCAATACATTTCCGGTGGGTATAACTGGTGGGAGAACATCTGAATAATTACATGACCCCAAACTGGGAATTACCTCTAGATTGTTGCTGTAGTTAGGGTCGAAAAGTGGGCTGAATCCGGTATCGTAAAATGTATAGTCTTCATGGAAAGTATACAGCTCCGGCGATGGTGACGGTGGCCGGAAAATAGAGGAGTAGGCGGCGTCATGGCCTGACCAATTGTTGTAGAAGCTGAGAGCCATTGACGTGATGAATAATTTACTTATGTATctgcaacaaaaaaaaaaacatataattcaTTACGAAAAAGGTTAAATAAACTTATAAACTGAAAGTAATTAAGTTGCAATTAACAGAGAATTAATGGATAATTAATATAATAAAATGCAATCAATTAGTGTGTAATGAAAAGAACAAGGAAGATACCATTGAAGAGGAGTCAAAAAGACATTGAGAGAGCGAAGATTACCTGAGGAAGATGGATATTGTCCTTTTCGTATCTCAACTCTCAACACTATACTTGAAATTACTTAAATACCCCTTAAAGGTGGGTTACGAGGAAGTTATTTTCACAAAGTGCAGAAGTTGAGGACCAGGTCAATAACTATAACCCTTACTTGTAGGAGTTAATGAGTAATAGGACCTCAGGCTACGAACAATTTGGCAAATATTGTCCCTAAATATGTATCACTTGCGTTAAAGTCCTTTTATTTAGTGGAAATTGTCCATTAACCTTCAAGTTAGATAAAATTGAACAATGATCTATCTGGATATTCTTTGGCTCTTTAGGGGTGTTTGAATAGGAAAAAAAGAGatgtttattgcttattcccacaataagctaactttgagtgtttggataaaatctagcttattaagctaaataagctaattttaataagcatcttTCTCCATACttattgtttattgcttattcTACCACAGATAAgctaataagcaataagctaataaactaatcCAAACACCCTTTAGTGTTaggtaaaattaaatattttgtttttttaagtgaaaatgattttaatggaaaaaaaaaacccaTTTAGTTATATTATAAAAACTGAATATCAAAAATAAACATTATTAAGAtgacaatatttatttttatagatGTTAATGGAGTCAAACATGACGAAGAAAGACTTTTCCTGACCCCGCCCTTGAAATCATGGGTTGCATCGGTTCTTTGTCGTGAAATGTTTGTTTATCCCAATCCTCCATGTACCTCTTTTTTAACTATGTTTATCCTATTTTATCTTTAGTTACTACGTCTAACGTTAAGGTTATTAAGGTTGTGATTGACGTGCTAGCTAATAGTTAAAAAACTAACTGTTAGACGATAAAAAAAAGCATTGAGTAAAACCTAGTTAtaagctagctgaaatatataaaattacatagaAAGGTAGTTTCCAAAATaagtttttttataattaattaagggtatATTTAGGAAATTTGTAAAAAATCTCCTGAAAAGCTCCAAGTAgctttttaaaattagttttttcgCTTACTAAACACGACAATtcaaaaaagctcgaaaaataagctagttgTGGCGTGCCAAACAAAGCCTAAATATTACAACAATAATTCAATTCAAAACAAATATTACACATAATTTTTATCTTTATtacaaaagtatatatatatatatatatatatatatatatatatatatatatatatatatatatatatatatatatatatatatatatatatatatatatatataaagtcaaTTCAATAAGAATCTCTACtatatttttttcttaaaaaaatagtCTATTTCCAAAGAAAATTGAATAGCTCAATCGATCAAGTTATTTGGAATGTATACAATTTGAAGGTCAGTGCACATTACTGCTAGACGTAGACCAATGGTTGAACCGACGACCAAACCAATTGAACCGAGAACTTGTCATTAGACCAATTCAACTAAAAATTGGTTTTAAAAAATTGACTACGAGAGCAAAGATTTGAAG is a window of Lactuca sativa cultivar Salinas chromosome 1, Lsat_Salinas_v11, whole genome shotgun sequence DNA encoding:
- the LOC111910583 gene encoding uncharacterized protein LOC111910583, producing MNPAAMTGEAEDHREEGAAGDPSSLTVGESVNQQLDLYQREFSSARYISKLFITSMALSFYNNWSGHDAAYSSIFRPPSPSPELYTFHEDYTFYDTGFSPLFDPNYSNNLEVIPSLGSCNYSDVLPPVIPTGNVLLPSPELLQVSSFTYQDPYYNVPNSGAFDHAHLSQFCTEYRMVPEIPSELPPLPEIYQGGGCAASLPPWYDSRYGNRIDQDEESCNVQVKKQNVGNGRRSLSAQSMAARVRRRKISEKTQELGKLIPGGHKMNTAEMFQAAFKYIKFLQAQAGVLKLMNSIPETEELLRNGEMQGLVTCTLMQEKLYTEEKCIVSKHFAETPSK